One region of Acropora muricata isolate sample 2 chromosome 13, ASM3666990v1, whole genome shotgun sequence genomic DNA includes:
- the LOC136895900 gene encoding major facilitator superfamily domain-containing protein 3-like: protein MMADKKIVFLLILLYFGQGLPYGFQVKLLPLLLRKQNFSLSNVGLSRLLSLPWIFKFTVAPFVDNLWSLHSWIVAGSLAMSALCFLSAFVGVRNMYFLLISVLFMNLTTAVQDVAVDTFSISLLNPSDLGKGSTFQVVGYKVGVVCGSGLLAWLSTSLGWQFLFCLWGLYYILILSLLLLKSHYDSEHREREEVPFTASAKTMVKSKETNFKRDRNHKGDNILLWDNKTGSIEGRQILRTILQTPGFLWLLSYLLIYKMGEQGVVSMLPLFMIDQGIPHDQVVLLSGICGQVFSISGSIVGGWISCLQNGQRTWVISTLQYVSFARLLPVAAIWLLSQMALTKYSAVILECLLQFSGGIITTATFTLIMLSAKTSSEGTKASHSAALATAEVLGKLSMSAISGILVDIVGYQKYFGLCFVLSLLVVPVLQAGVNIPEKKES from the exons ATGATGGCCGACAAAAAGATtgtttttctgttgattttgcTCTATTTTGGCCAAGGTTTACCCTATGGATTTCAAGTAAAACTTCTTCCGTTGCTTCTACGTAAACAGAACTTCTCCCTCTCAAATGTTGGACTCAGTCGTCTTCTGAGTTTGCCCTGGATTTTTAAATTCACAGTCGCACCTTTCGTAGATAATCTATGGTCACTGCACTCTTGGATTGTTGCCGGATCGCTTGCAATGTCTGCTCTCTGTTTTTTATCGGCCTTTGTGGGAGTCAGGAACATGTATTTCTTGCTGATTAGTGTATTGTTTATGAATCTAACGACGGCCGTGCAAGATGTTGCTGTGGACACCTTTTCTATAAGTTTGCTAAACCCTTCTGATCTAG gGAAAGGAAGCACCTTTCAAGTTGTTGGATATAAAGTTGGTGTTGTTTGCGGCAGTGGTCTTCTAGCTTGGTTGAGTACCTCGTTGGGCTGgcagtttttattttgtctttggGGGTTATATTATATCCTCATTCTAAGCTTATTATTACTCAAATCTCATTATGACTCAGAACATCGTGAAAGAGAAGAGGTACCATTTACTGCTTCTGCAAAAACGATGGTTAAAAGTAAGGAGACTAACTTTAAGCGAGACAGAAACCATAAAGGAGACAACATTTTACTTTGGGACAACAAAACTGGCAGTATAGAAGGAAGACAGATATTGAGAACTATTCTTCAAACACCAGGCTTCTTGTGGCTTTTGTCCTATCTGTTGATTTACAAAATGGGCGAACAAGGCGTAGTCAGCATGCTTCCATTATTCATGATTGACCAGGGAATCCCACATGATCAAGTGGTCCTGTTGTCTGGAATATGTGGTCAGGTTTTTTCCATAAGTGGTTCAATTGTTGGAGGTTGGATTTCTTGCTTACAGAATGGACAGAG GACATGGGTGATCTCTACTCTGCAATATGTGTCCTTTGCAAGACTGCTTCCTGTAGCTGCTATATGGCTGCTGTCACAAATGGCATTAACAAAATATTCAGCCGTCATTCTTGAGTGCTTACTTCAGTTTAGTGGAGGCATAATCACCACAGCGACTTTTACTCTCATAATGTTGAGTGCCAAAACTTCCTCTGAGGGAACCAAAGCATCGCACAGTGCTGCTCTGGCCACTGCAGAAGTCCTTGGAAAATTGTCCATGAGTGCAATCTCTGGCATACTAGTAGACATTGTTGGATATCAGAAATATTTTGGGTTGTGTTTTGTGTTATCATTGCTTGTTGTTCCAGTATTACAGGCTGGAGTGAACATTCCAGAGAAAAAGGAATCGTGA
- the LOC136896615 gene encoding cytochrome P450 10-like, with product MNNEEWQRVRQALAPKVMRPKVLEENIDNFNAVTRDAVKRLVKIRETNGEVPDLEGELSKWSTEAVGTYVFDARIGLLDDPPSEQGTRFIQAVHDFFDNSHYLMMDVVERTLYSFAETPKFRKICQALDVIHEIGYKFVDDKIKELAMMATRKDESQEIKDVSLLEYLLAKKELSYDEISSNALSLFGGGVDTTSVSSLWCLYNLARHPEVQEKLHQEVISVLGEDGDVTPGSLAKMSYLKACVKESSRLNPVFLANGRVLPTDVVLSGYLVPAGTVIHLEFYATAVSEKHFKNALEYKPERWLRENKREINAFAFLPFGFGPRMCIGSRIAELEMHLLAAKISQRFRMEYHYEPLDLYQKLTARPEKPVKIKFVDRY from the exons AT GAACAACGAGGAATGGCAGCGTGTTCGCCAAGCTTTGGCTCCTAAAGTGATGCGTCCTAAAGTGCTGGAAGAAAATATTGACAACTTTAACGCAGTGACCCGTGACGCTGTCAAGAGACTTGTCAAAATCAGAGAAACAAACGGAGAGGTGCCGGACTTAGAAGGCGAACTAAGCAAATGGTCCACCGAGG CTGTTGGGACTTACGTGTTCGACGCACGTATTGGGTTGCTTGATGACCCTCCCAGTGAACAAGGCACACGGTTCATTCAAGCAGTACACGACTTTTTCGACAATAGCCATTATTTAATGATGGATGTCGTGGAGCGAACACTTTATTCGTTTGCCGAAACGCCAAAATTCAGAAAGATCTGCCAAGCCCTGGATGTCATTCATGAAATCGGTTACAAATTTGTCGACGACAAAATTAAAGAGCTTGCCATGATGGCAACCAGAAAAGATGAATCCCAAGAAATCAAAG ATGTATCCCTTTTGGAATACTTGCTAGCTAAAAAGGAGCTCTCTTATGACGAAATCAGTAGCAATGCTTTGTCTCTATTTGGCGGTGGCGTCGACACG ACTTCAGTGTCATCGTTATGGTGTTTATACAATCTTGCACGGCATCCTGAAGTCCAAGAAAAACTTCACCAAGAAGTCATCAGCGTTTTGGGCGAGGACGGGGATGTTACACCTGGAAGTCTTGCGAAAATGTCATATCTTAAGGCTTGTGTCAAAGAATCCTCAAG ACTTAATCCAGTTTTTCTGGCAAACGGGCGAGTTCTGCCCACTGATGTGGTTTTGAGTGGATACTTAGTTCCAGCAGGG ACTGTCATCCACTTGGAATTCTATGCCACTGCAGTTTCagaaaagcattttaaaaacgCCCTCGAATACAAACCCGAACGATGGCTGAGGGAGAACAAACGTGAAATAAATGCCTTTGCTTTCTTGCCTTTTGGGTTTGGTCCACGCATGTGTATTG gcAGCAGAATAGCAGAACTAGAGATGCATTTGCTGGCAGCAAAG ATCAGTCAACGATTCCGTATGGAATATCATTATGAGCCATTGGACCTCTATCAAAAACTCACAGCACGTCCAGAGAAACCGGTGAAGATCAAGTTTGTGGATCGCTATTAG
- the LOC136895902 gene encoding putative deoxyribonuclease TATDN2 — protein MDERKCFNCGKPGHMKRDCPEKANSKVQKLKCYACGRHGHFQKDCPQMLPGDRRGPKENRTGASASARTRYPDCEGTFIDTHCHLEYVFERHRHNGSFSDFKKKVSFPPNFEGCITTFCDPAAFSSFGTWRELISEDGVWGTFGCHPHNAKYFNDDLEVKIIQCLEHPKAIALGEVGLDYSSHSASPPDIQKEVFAKQANWAVTLGMPLVIHCRDAEADTLEILQACVPSDWKIHMHCFTGSSECREKFLQHFPNLFIGMAAVVTFAKARNVHELAFDTPLERLLLETDAPYFVPSQVADKPNKWSNPGMALFTAQRIAEIKGLSIDEVLKKLRVNTTNMYGV, from the coding sequence ATGGACGAACGAAAGTGCTTCAATTGCGGTAAACCTGGGCACATGAAGAGAGATTGTCCGGAAAAAGCGAATTCAAAAGTGCAAAAGCTCAAATGCTACGCTTGCGGAAGGCACGGCCATTTTCAGAAAGATTGTCCTCAGATGTTGCCCGGAGATCGAAGAGGTCCAAAGGAAAATCGAACTGGCGCTTCCGCTTCCGCCAGGACACGATATCCAGATTGTGAAGGAACGTTCATCGACACTCATTGTCATTTGGAATACGTCTTTGAGAGGCATAGACATAATGGAAGTTTCTCAGATTTCAAGAAGAAAGTCTCATTTCCACCCAATTTCGAAGGCTGTATCACAACATTTTGTGACCCTGCCGCGTTTTCATCGTTTGGAACATGGCGGGAGTTGATTTCTGAGGACGGTGTATGGGGAACGTTCGGATGTCATCCGCATAACGCCAAATACTTTAATGACGATTTAGAAGTCAAAATTATTCAATGCCTTGAACATCCCAAGGCAATTGCCTTAGGGGAGGTGGGGTTGGACTATTCGTCACACTCAGCATCCCCCCCTGATATTCAAAAGGAAGTCTTTGCTAAACAAGCAAACTGGGCGGTGACACTGGGAATGCCTTTGGTCATTCATTGCCGTGACGCTGAAGCTGACACCTTGGAAATTCTCCAAGCTTGCGTACCCTCAGACTGGAAAATTCATATGCATTGTTTCACAGGATCAAGTGAATGCAGAGAAAAATTTTTGCAGCATTTTCCAAACCTCTTTATTGGCATGGCAGCTGTAGTGACATTTGCAAAAGCCAGGAATGTCCATGAACTTGCATTTGACACACCATTGGAGAGACTCCTGTTGGAGACAGATGCACCATATTTTGTGCCATCACAAGTTGCAGACAAGCCCAATAAATGGAGTAACCCAGGAATGGCCTTATTCACTGCTCAGAGAATTGCAGAGATTAAGGGTCTTTCTATTGATGAGGTTCTGAAAAAATTGCGTGTCAACACGACAAATATGTATGGTGTGTAA
- the LOC136896184 gene encoding adenosine receptor A2b-like isoform X2: MNMSNNSTPTFQPGNPEDTSIIDGESIAELVPIALLIIIANGLVLIIFSRRRQLRTPPNHVLFSLAICDFTTGIITIPLLIVVVFTSVIRSHEMLVYAYKLVNVLNNLTAISSCYHILVATTEKYLSILWPVTHRRIRKGTVVTVLIIVWLVSFAIAFSPFAWITSVDRTFGLGHVIFCLVAVFVLPYSFMIYAFVVIFQRISTTSTKRIGSKTISEQYLRRQAALEKRCLNLFVCMAMVYLVCWLPWFILILLYEVYDEQNELETPSHVFALVRYATSIINPVLYTFFRRDFRLALKSLCRRRRAHSSQTGRCSESKRPAAIESDHTTDKLVRLVF, translated from the coding sequence ATGAACATGTCCAATAACTCGACTCCAACTTTCCAGCCTGGCAATCCCGAAGACACAAGCATTATCGACGGCGAATCGATCGCCGAGTTAGTTCCGATCGCCCTGCTCATCATAATAGCCAACGGCTTGGTGTTAATTATATTCTCAAGACGACGGCAGCTCCGAACACCACCGAACCACGTTCTTTTCAGCCTCGCTATTTGTGACTTTACAACTGGCATTATCACCATCCCCCTGCTTATAGTCGTCGTATTCACGTCAGTGATTAGATCACACGAGATGCTAGTTTATGCGTACAAACTCGTAAACGTTCTCAACAACTTGACCGCTATATCATCATGCTATCACATTTTAGTGGCAACTACAGAAAAGTACTTGTCGATTTTGTGGCCGGTAACTCATCGCCGGATTCGCAAAGGCACAGTTGTCACAGTTCTAATAATTGTGTGGCTTGTGTCTTTCGCAATTGCTTTCTCTCCATTCGCATGGATCACCAGCGTCGACAGGACATTTGGCCTTGGGCATGTGATTTTCTGCCTCGTAGCGGTTTTTGTGCTGCCCTATTCATTCATGATCTACGCGTTTGTGGTCATCTTCCAGCGGATTTCCACAACATCTACAAAGAGAATTGGAAGCAAAACTATCTCTGAACAATATTTGAGGCGACAAGCTGCTCTGGAAAAGAGGTGTCTCAATTTGTTCGTCTGCATGGCAATGGTTTACCTGGTGTGTTGGCTACCATGGTTTATTTTGATCCTATTGTATGAAGTGTACGACGAACAAAATGAGCTGGAGACTCCCTCGCATGTGTTTGCCCTTGTGCGATATGCTACGTCCATCATCAATCCTGTTTTGTACACTTTCTTCAGGCGAGATTTCCGATTGGCTCTTAAGTCTTTATGTCGTAGAAGACGAGCGCATTCGTCCCAAACAGGGAGGTGCAGTGAGAGCAAAAGGCCAGCTGCGATTGAGAGTGACCACACCACAGATAAATTAGTACGACTAGTCTTCTAA
- the LOC136896245 gene encoding adenosine receptor A3-like, with translation MEVDTQAIAELVPIAFLITVANGLVLVLFAQRKHLRTAPNYILLSLAICDISSGIINIPLFILVAFTSVLRSTQSHSYFVILVSVLNNMSAVSTCYHILVATSEKYLSIVFPVKHRRITTKTIATVLGVVWTWSIIVSFAPFAWTHVQNTDAQFKSDLAHVIFCLITVFMLPYMFMIYTFVVMFKRISKLGENSKNKIATKPQMCRQAWLEKKCLVLFVSMATIYLVSWLPWYILMLLYKIWSETERLQILSHVFVLVRYATSITNPGLFTFFRRDFKLALRSVLRKCCQKAVVFLGQKKFVVKRNCVKEERRVPVESGVGKGFSRQLSCNQN, from the coding sequence ATGGAAGTCGACACCCAAGCAATCGCTGAACTTGTTCCAATCGCGTTTCTCATCACAGTTGCCAATGGCTTGGTCCTTGTTCTGTTTGCTCAGCGAAAACATCTCCGCACCGCGCCAAACTACATTCTCCTCAGTTTAGCCATTTGCGACATTAGCAGCGGCATTATAAACATCCCTCTCTTTATCTTAGTGGCCTTCACGTCTGTTCTTCGATCAACACAGTCGCATTCTTACTTCGTTATCCTAGTTAGTGTTCTCAACAATATGAGCGCTGTGTCCACCTGTTACCACATCCTCGTTGCAACTTCGGAGAAGTACTTGTCCATTGTATTTCCAGTGAAACATCGGCGAATAACCACCAAGACCATTGCAACCGTGTTGGGAGTTGTTTGGACTTGGTCAATAATTGTATCCTTTGCCCCTTTTGCGTGGACCCACGTGCAAAACACAGATGCACAATTCAAGTCCGACCTGGCAcacgtcatattttgtctcaTCACTGTTTTCATGCTTCCATATATGTTCATGATTTACACTTTTGTGGTTATGTTCAAGCGAATTTCCAAACTTGGAGAAAACTCTAAGAACAAAATTGCCACCAAACCTCAGATGTGCCGACAAGCTTGGCTTGAGAAAAAGTGCTTGGTTCTTTtcgtttccatggcaacaattTATCTCGTTTCTTGGTTACCATGGTATATTTTGATGCTTTTGTACAAGATCTGGTCCGAAACGGAACGACTCCAGATACTATCTCACGTGTTTGTGCTTGTGAGATATGCTACTTCCATCACCAACCCTGGTCTGTTTACCTTTTTTAGAAGGGATTTCAAACTCGCCCTAAGATCAGTGCTGCGAAAATGTTGCCAGAAAGCTGTTGTTTTTCTAGGTCAAAAGAAATTCGTTGTGAAGCGCAACTGCGTTAAGGAGGAAAGACGTGTACCCGTAGAGAGTGGAGTAGGAAAAGGTTTTTCAAGGCAACTCAGTTGCAACCAAAACTGA
- the LOC136895910 gene encoding U6 snRNA-associated Sm-like protein LSm8 — MAATLEAYVNHTVAVITQDGRMIVGTLKGFDQTVNLILDESHERVFSSGSGVEQVMLGLYIIRGDNIALIGEIDEETDANLDLSSIRADPLNAVVY; from the exons atggcggccacGCTAGAAGCGTACGTGAATC ACACAGTAGCAGTCATAACACAGGATGGCAGAATGATCGTG GGAACACTCAAAGGCTTTGATCAAACTGTGAACCTGATTTTGGATGAGAGCCATGAGCGAGTATTTTCATCAGGGAGTGGAGTGGAACAAGTCATGTTAGGTCTATATATCATCCGAGGAGACAACAT AGCTTTGATTGGAGAAATTGATGAAGAAACAGATGCAAATTTAGACCTTAGCAGTATTCGGGCTGACCCGTTGAATGCAGTGGTTTATTGA
- the LOC136896184 gene encoding adenosine receptor A2b-like isoform X1, protein MILPQLSSACRAPSDLRGTTDLPLISIQVVRGMNMSNNSTPTFQPGNPEDTSIIDGESIAELVPIALLIIIANGLVLIIFSRRRQLRTPPNHVLFSLAICDFTTGIITIPLLIVVVFTSVIRSHEMLVYAYKLVNVLNNLTAISSCYHILVATTEKYLSILWPVTHRRIRKGTVVTVLIIVWLVSFAIAFSPFAWITSVDRTFGLGHVIFCLVAVFVLPYSFMIYAFVVIFQRISTTSTKRIGSKTISEQYLRRQAALEKRCLNLFVCMAMVYLVCWLPWFILILLYEVYDEQNELETPSHVFALVRYATSIINPVLYTFFRRDFRLALKSLCRRRRAHSSQTGRCSESKRPAAIESDHTTDKLVRLVF, encoded by the coding sequence ATGATTTTACCTCAACTTTCTTCTGCCTGCAGGGCCCCGAGTGACCTACGAGGAACGACTGATCTACCATTGATATCCATACAAGTCGTCCGCGGGATGAACATGTCCAATAACTCGACTCCAACTTTCCAGCCTGGCAATCCCGAAGACACAAGCATTATCGACGGCGAATCGATCGCCGAGTTAGTTCCGATCGCCCTGCTCATCATAATAGCCAACGGCTTGGTGTTAATTATATTCTCAAGACGACGGCAGCTCCGAACACCACCGAACCACGTTCTTTTCAGCCTCGCTATTTGTGACTTTACAACTGGCATTATCACCATCCCCCTGCTTATAGTCGTCGTATTCACGTCAGTGATTAGATCACACGAGATGCTAGTTTATGCGTACAAACTCGTAAACGTTCTCAACAACTTGACCGCTATATCATCATGCTATCACATTTTAGTGGCAACTACAGAAAAGTACTTGTCGATTTTGTGGCCGGTAACTCATCGCCGGATTCGCAAAGGCACAGTTGTCACAGTTCTAATAATTGTGTGGCTTGTGTCTTTCGCAATTGCTTTCTCTCCATTCGCATGGATCACCAGCGTCGACAGGACATTTGGCCTTGGGCATGTGATTTTCTGCCTCGTAGCGGTTTTTGTGCTGCCCTATTCATTCATGATCTACGCGTTTGTGGTCATCTTCCAGCGGATTTCCACAACATCTACAAAGAGAATTGGAAGCAAAACTATCTCTGAACAATATTTGAGGCGACAAGCTGCTCTGGAAAAGAGGTGTCTCAATTTGTTCGTCTGCATGGCAATGGTTTACCTGGTGTGTTGGCTACCATGGTTTATTTTGATCCTATTGTATGAAGTGTACGACGAACAAAATGAGCTGGAGACTCCCTCGCATGTGTTTGCCCTTGTGCGATATGCTACGTCCATCATCAATCCTGTTTTGTACACTTTCTTCAGGCGAGATTTCCGATTGGCTCTTAAGTCTTTATGTCGTAGAAGACGAGCGCATTCGTCCCAAACAGGGAGGTGCAGTGAGAGCAAAAGGCCAGCTGCGATTGAGAGTGACCACACCACAGATAAATTAGTACGACTAGTCTTCTAA